The genomic region GCGACCGGATCGGCGCCAAGCGCATCTTCATGGCCGGGTTTGCGATCTTCACCGCGGCATCGGTTGGCTGCGCGTTCGCGCCTGATGCGGCGACGCTGATCGCCGCCCGCTGCGTGCAGGGGCTGGCCGCGGCCATTCTGGTGCCGAACTCGCTGGCGCTGCTCCGCCATGCCTATGAAGACGAGCAGGCACGGGGACGCGCAGTCGGGGTCTGGGCCGCGGGCGCGAGCCTTGCGCTGACCGCCGGCCCGTTCGTCGGCGGCGGACTGATCGCGCTGGTCGGCTGGCGCGCGATCTTTCTGGTCAACCTGCCGATCGGCCTCGCCGGCCTGTGGCTCGCCTGGCGCTTTGCCGGTGAAACCGCGCGGCATCAGCAGCACCGGCTCGATCTGCCGGGTCAGGTCGCGGCGATCGCCGCGCTCGGCACGCTCGCCGGCGCGCTGATCGAGGGCGGCGCGCTCGGCTGGGGCAGCCCGTTCGTGATCGCAGGCTTCGCTCTCGCCGCCGTCTTCTCCGTGCTGTTCGTCTGGCGTGAGGCGCGCGCGCCGCAGCCGATGCTGCCGCTCTCGCTGTTCCGCCACCGGATGTTTGCCCTGACCTCGCTGGTCGGCCTCCTGGTCAATGTCGCGTTCTACGGCCTGATCTTCGTGCTCAGCCTCTACTTCCAGCAGGTCAACGGGCTGTCGGCGCTCGCCACCGGCTTGGCGTTCGTGCCGATGCTCGGCGCCGTGCTGCCCGCCAACCTGATCGCGCCGCACGTCACGGAGCGGATCGGCGCGCCGGCGACAATCGCGCTCGGCGCCGCGCTCTCGGCCGCCGGATGCCTGGCGCTGCTGTTGATCGGCCCCGGCACGAGCTATCTCGCAATCTGCCTGCAGCTGCTGGCCATCAGCAGCGGCCTCGGCCTGCTGGTGCCGCCGCTGACATCGGCGCTGCTCGGCAGTGCCGAGCCGCAGCATGCCGGCATCGCGGCAGGGGTGCTGAACGCGACCCGGCAGACCGGCAGCGTGCTCGGTGTCGCGCTGTTCGGCTCGATGGTCAGCCGGTCCGCGGCCTTCATCGCCGGCCTGCATGCGGCGCTCGTCATCTCCGCCGGCGTGTTGCTGGCGGCCGCTGCGCTGATCTGGATCGGTTCATGGTCAGAGGCCCGGCGTTGAGACGAACTGCGGCGAGGGATCTCCGCTCGCCTTGACCCGATCGCCTGCATTCAAGGCTTCTTCACCATGCGTGGAACCTTGCTGCATTGCGGTTACCGTTCGTACACGAATGCGTCTGTTCTTATAGGTCCATAAAGGGGGCCTATATGTATCGCGTTCTGACCTGTCTCACTTGGAACATGACTGGCGACTCGTCGTCCTTGGCGCGGTGATCTGCCTGCTCGCCAGCGCCGTCGCGATCAGCCTGTTTCACCGCGCCCGCGCCGCACAGGGGCGTGCCCGCGAGATCTGGATCGGCCTCGATGCGGCGGTCGGCGGTTGCGGTATCTGGGCCACCCATTTCGTCGCCATGCTGGCGTACGATCCCGGCATCGAAGCCGGCTACAACATTCCCATCACGCTGCTGTCGCTGGTGCTCGCGGTTGCGATCCTGGCCGTCGGATTGGCCGTCGCCACGCTCGACGAACGCTGGCGGACAGTTGCGGCCGGTGGTGCGATCGTCGGTGCCGGTGTCGCGGCGATGCATTACACCGGCATGCTCGGGCTGGAGCTGCCCGCGCGCATCGTCTGGTCGCCCGGCATCGTCGCCTCATCGATCGCGTTCGGAAGCCTGTTCGGCGCGCTCGCGCTCGTCGTTGCCACCCGTGGCGAACGTTTCGGCACCGTCGCCGCCGCGACCGGTCTTCTGACCGTCGCGATCGTCTCGCATCATTTCACCGCGATGGGCGCGGTGACGCTCGTCCCGGATCCGACGATCGTTTCCGGCGGACTTACGGTCTCGCCGCGCGTGCTCTCATTCATGACCGCCGTTGCGGCCTTCGCGATCCTCGGCCTCTCGCTGATCGCCTCGATCCTCGACCGTCGCGCCAAGACCGAGCTTCACAAGCAGAAGGTGGTGCTCGATACCGCGCTCGAGAACATGTCGCAGGGGCTGTGCATGTTCGATGCCGAGGGCCGCATCATGCTGTTCAACGAGCGCTACAGCGAGATGATGGGGCGCAGTCGCATGCCGCTGCAGGGACGCCTGCTGATCGACGTCCTGCAGGACCTGCATTCCATCGGCGAGTGGGACGGCGATCCCGAGGAGTTCTGCAATGCTCTCGTCGCCGAGGCAAAGGCCGGCCAC from Bradyrhizobium elkanii USDA 76 harbors:
- a CDS encoding MFS transporter; protein product: MPPDRRAASHQQSSGLGATLTLAAMSLGYGVVQLDVTIVNTALNAIGASLGGGVAELQWVVSAYTIAFAAFILTAGALGDRIGAKRIFMAGFAIFTAASVGCAFAPDAATLIAARCVQGLAAAILVPNSLALLRHAYEDEQARGRAVGVWAAGASLALTAGPFVGGGLIALVGWRAIFLVNLPIGLAGLWLAWRFAGETARHQQHRLDLPGQVAAIAALGTLAGALIEGGALGWGSPFVIAGFALAAVFSVLFVWREARAPQPMLPLSLFRHRMFALTSLVGLLVNVAFYGLIFVLSLYFQQVNGLSALATGLAFVPMLGAVLPANLIAPHVTERIGAPATIALGAALSAAGCLALLLIGPGTSYLAICLQLLAISSGLGLLVPPLTSALLGSAEPQHAGIAAGVLNATRQTGSVLGVALFGSMVSRSAAFIAGLHAALVISAGVLLAAAALIWIGSWSEARR